Proteins from one Leptotrichia sp. OH3620_COT-345 genomic window:
- a CDS encoding DMT family transporter encodes MKEQEIEKNKTQEKLKLIFTMAVFGTIGIFVRFIPLSSGIIASIRGIIGTLFLIIFVKIKGENISFQAIKNNFKILCISGILIGANWIMLFEAYNYTTVATATLCYYLAPIFIIILSPIVLKEKLTLKKIICVVIALIGMFFISGVMQQGEIGNTFFKGIIYGVGAAVLYACVVLLNKFLKNISAYEMTIVQLFIAAITVIPHVLFTESLPVKGEITFQVILMLIMIGVIHTGITYAMYFSTVKTLKAQTLAIFSYIDPVVAILLSAFFLKENMNMFSIIGAVLILGSTFVSEI; translated from the coding sequence ATGAAAGAGCAGGAAATCGAAAAGAATAAAACACAGGAAAAATTGAAGCTCATATTTACAATGGCCGTATTCGGCACAATAGGGATATTTGTAAGGTTTATTCCTCTTTCATCAGGAATAATAGCAAGTATAAGAGGTATTATAGGAACACTGTTTTTAATTATATTTGTCAAAATAAAAGGAGAAAATATTTCATTTCAGGCAATAAAAAATAATTTTAAAATATTATGTATTTCAGGGATATTAATCGGTGCAAATTGGATTATGTTATTTGAAGCTTATAATTACACCACAGTTGCCACAGCAACATTGTGTTATTATCTCGCTCCGATATTTATTATTATACTTTCTCCAATAGTACTGAAAGAAAAACTTACTTTAAAAAAAATAATATGTGTTGTAATAGCATTAATAGGTATGTTTTTTATTTCAGGTGTTATGCAGCAAGGAGAAATAGGAAATACATTTTTTAAAGGAATAATATATGGAGTAGGAGCAGCAGTACTTTATGCATGTGTTGTTCTACTTAATAAATTTTTAAAAAATATATCTGCGTATGAAATGACTATAGTTCAACTGTTTATTGCTGCTATTACGGTTATACCCCATGTACTGTTTACTGAAAGCCTTCCTGTAAAAGGGGAAATAACATTTCAAGTAATATTAATGCTCATTATGATAGGAGTAATACATACAGGAATAACTTATGCCATGTATTTTTCAACAGTCAAGACACTGAAAGCACAGACCCTTGCTATTTTCAGCTATATAGATCCTGTAGTTGCGATACTCCTGTCGGCATTTTTTTTAAAAGAAAATATGAATATGTTTTCTATAATAGGAGCAGTTCTTATTCTCGGTTC
- a CDS encoding YeiH family protein, which translates to MYKKTVFYIGCIITLMLPMIKGIDSFASGISLLLGMILASFHLISTPENIGKFRKLTLNSAVVLFGFGLSISKVISVGGKGIFQTAVSLIFVVSIGLILSKIFKMEKNISQLIIFGTAICGGSAIAATSPVIEASDEDIALSTGIVFVLNTVALFLFAFFINYFKLNAEQTGIWTALSIHDTSSVVSAASFHSTEALKIATIMKLTRTLWIIPIVLILSILNKSGSKNVKFPVFILFFILASIFASIFKFPEIYSLLTKLGKMLLALALYFIGTSLNIQTIKKMTGKNLIFGITLWIFSIISGYAIVMYI; encoded by the coding sequence ATGTACAAAAAAACTGTTTTTTATATAGGATGTATAATTACTTTGATGCTTCCTATGATTAAAGGAATTGATTCATTTGCCTCAGGTATTTCTCTTCTCCTCGGAATGATTTTAGCAAGTTTTCACTTAATTTCAACCCCTGAAAATATAGGAAAATTTCGGAAACTTACATTAAATTCCGCAGTTGTATTATTCGGATTTGGACTGAGTATAAGTAAGGTTATTTCTGTAGGAGGAAAAGGAATTTTTCAGACAGCAGTCAGCTTAATTTTTGTTGTGTCTATAGGGCTTATTTTATCAAAAATATTTAAAATGGAAAAAAATATATCCCAATTAATAATATTTGGAACTGCCATATGTGGAGGAAGTGCCATTGCTGCAACTTCACCTGTCATTGAGGCTTCCGATGAAGATATTGCTTTATCCACCGGTATTGTATTTGTTTTAAATACTGTTGCCCTATTTTTATTTGCATTTTTTATAAATTATTTTAAATTAAATGCAGAACAGACAGGAATATGGACTGCTTTGAGTATCCATGATACAAGTTCTGTAGTATCAGCCGCATCTTTTCACAGCACAGAGGCTTTAAAAATTGCTACTATTATGAAGCTTACAAGAACTCTTTGGATTATTCCTATTGTTCTTATTTTAAGTATTTTAAATAAATCCGGAAGTAAAAACGTTAAATTTCCTGTTTTTATTCTATTTTTTATACTTGCATCAATTTTTGCTAGTATTTTTAAATTTCCTGAAATTTACAGCCTTCTTACTAAATTAGGAAAAATGCTCCTTGCCCTCGCACTGTATTTTATCGGAACATCTTTAAATATACAAACTATAAAAAAAATGACAGGTAAAAATCTGATTTTCGGTATCACACTATGGATATTTTCCATAATTTCCGGATATGCAATAGTTATGTATATATGA